The Methylomagnum ishizawai genome has a window encoding:
- the ccmD gene encoding heme exporter protein CcmD, whose amino-acid sequence MNWNEFFSMGGYALYVWTSYGLMAVILILNLLAPLKRHAGVLKTIARRLKQEQRKPS is encoded by the coding sequence ATGAACTGGAACGAATTCTTCTCCATGGGCGGCTACGCCCTCTATGTCTGGACTTCCTATGGCCTGATGGCCGTGATCCTGATCCTCAATCTGCTGGCACCCCTCAAGCGCCATGCCGGGGTGCTGAAAACCATCGCCCGCCGCCTCAAGCAAGAGCAACGGAAGCCGTCATGA
- a CDS encoding class I SAM-dependent methyltransferase has product MSSPIRLPYFDALLKLLDEGHPVLEQVFGHHVHWGYWPEPKRATGTPEDFAQAAEALSRLVYQAAGVADGMRVLDAGCGFGGTTASLNANFERMALAGLNIDPRQLERAGSRIQARPGNTLEWIEGDACALPFEDASLDAVLAVECIFHFPSRERFFREAFRVLKPGGRLALSDFLPTVGLKPFIGLAGMWPATLGFYGRCDFRHGLEDYRRLAQSTGFAVRCERDITQETLPTYDFIRKLAKEFTLPSVSAAAETLFAEWASRWGVLRYRVLGFEKAGG; this is encoded by the coding sequence ATGTCCAGCCCGATCCGCCTGCCGTATTTCGATGCCTTGCTCAAGCTGTTGGACGAGGGGCATCCCGTCCTGGAACAAGTGTTCGGCCACCATGTGCATTGGGGCTATTGGCCCGAACCCAAGCGCGCGACCGGCACGCCGGAGGATTTCGCGCAAGCCGCCGAAGCCTTGTCGCGGCTGGTGTACCAAGCGGCGGGCGTGGCCGATGGGATGCGGGTGTTGGATGCGGGCTGCGGTTTCGGCGGCACCACGGCCAGCTTGAATGCGAATTTCGAACGCATGGCCCTGGCCGGGCTGAATATCGATCCGCGCCAACTCGAAAGGGCCGGGAGCCGCATCCAAGCCCGGCCCGGCAATACCCTGGAATGGATCGAGGGCGATGCCTGCGCCCTGCCGTTCGAGGACGCCAGTTTGGATGCGGTGCTGGCGGTGGAATGTATTTTCCATTTCCCCAGCCGGGAGCGATTCTTCCGGGAGGCTTTCCGGGTGTTGAAGCCGGGCGGACGGCTGGCCTTGTCGGATTTCCTGCCGACGGTGGGTTTGAAGCCGTTCATCGGCCTGGCGGGGATGTGGCCCGCGACCTTGGGGTTTTATGGGCGTTGCGATTTCCGCCATGGTTTGGAGGATTACCGCCGTCTGGCGCAAAGTACCGGGTTCGCCGTGCGCTGTGAGCGGGATATTACCCAGGAGACCCTGCCGACCTACGATTTCATCCGCAAACTGGCCAAAGAGTTCACCCTGCCCAGCGTGTCGGCGGCGGCGGAGACCCTGTTCGCCGAATGGGCGAGCCGGTGGGGGGTGTTGCGGTATAGGGTGCTGGGGTTCGAGAAGGCGGGTGGATAA
- the ccmE gene encoding cytochrome c maturation protein CcmE, with the protein MMTPRQKRMTVVGLILLGVSVAAFLALTAFQKNLLYFYTPSQVAAGEAPKGYPFRVGGLVVPGTVQREANGTTVHFTLSDGGPATVKVVYTGILPDLFREGQGIISIGQLNPAGVFEASEVLAKHDENYMPPEVADSLKQNGQAPIDYQGWKK; encoded by the coding sequence ATGATGACTCCACGCCAAAAACGCATGACCGTGGTGGGGCTGATCCTTCTGGGGGTCAGCGTCGCGGCCTTCCTGGCCCTCACCGCGTTCCAGAAGAACCTGCTGTATTTCTACACCCCCAGCCAGGTCGCCGCCGGGGAAGCGCCGAAGGGTTATCCGTTCCGGGTCGGCGGGCTGGTGGTGCCGGGCACGGTGCAGCGGGAAGCCAACGGCACGACCGTCCATTTCACCCTGAGCGACGGCGGCCCGGCCACGGTGAAGGTGGTCTATACCGGCATCCTGCCGGACCTGTTCCGCGAAGGGCAGGGCATCATCTCCATCGGCCAGCTCAACCCGGCCGGCGTGTTCGAGGCCAGCGAAGTCCTCGCCAAGCACGACGAGAACTACATGCCGCCCGAAGTCGCCGATTCCCTCAAACAGAATGGGCAAGCGCCCATCGATTACCAAGGGTGGAAGAAATGA